A single window of Methanobacterium sp. DNA harbors:
- a CDS encoding HEAT repeat domain-containing protein yields MGILNGFSKPNIKKLEREKDVQGLINALKSEDVNIRSEAANAFTRIRDESLVDLLINALDDENTDVRGNAASALGKIGNKKATDFLIPLLKDDKWFVRMHAAISLGEIGDINAVDPLIEALNDTKIRNNAVLALGKIGDKRAVNSLIQSLKDDDIVFCSNVEEALGMIGDEEAVEPLIEALNHEDISIKKHAAEALGKIGSKKAIEPLKEALKDKRWYVRLHIEEALDEIESKKH; encoded by the coding sequence ATGGGGATTCTCAATGGTTTTTCCAAACCCAACATAAAAAAATTAGAAAGGGAAAAAGATGTTCAGGGACTGATTAATGCCTTAAAAAGTGAAGATGTTAATATTCGTTCAGAGGCAGCAAATGCTTTTACAAGAATTAGGGATGAATCATTGGTTGACCTTTTAATCAATGCATTAGATGATGAAAATACCGATGTTAGAGGTAATGCTGCTTCTGCTCTTGGTAAAATAGGGAATAAAAAGGCAACAGACTTTTTAATTCCATTACTTAAGGATGATAAATGGTTTGTAAGGATGCATGCCGCAATATCACTTGGTGAAATCGGCGATATTAATGCAGTAGATCCATTGATTGAAGCTTTGAATGATACAAAAATCCGAAATAATGCTGTTTTAGCCCTGGGTAAAATAGGAGATAAGAGGGCTGTAAATTCATTAATTCAATCATTAAAGGATGATGATATTGTTTTCTGCAGTAATGTAGAGGAGGCATTGGGGATGATAGGCGATGAAGAAGCTGTAGAACCACTTATTGAAGCATTGAACCATGAAGATATAAGTATTAAAAAGCATGCCGCAGAAGCTCTTGGTAAAATAGGGAGTAAAAAAGCAATTGAACCCTTAAAAGAAGCATTAAAGGATAAAAGATGGTATGTAAGGCTCCATATAGAAGAAGCTCTGGATGAAATTGAATCGAAGAAACATTAA